From uncultured Desulfobacter sp.:
GGAAAGGGATAAATCCTTCATTACGCAAACGGACCAGTTTTCTGGTCATGGGCGAAATCTGGTTGGCGATCAGGCAGGATACAATATTGATTTCATCACTGTCTGTAACGGCTAAAAGGATATCCGCTCCAACAATTCCGGCCTCCCTCAGGGTATCAGGGTTGCTGCCTGATCCTGTTACGACCTTGACATCCAGGTCTTCAGCAATTTTTCTGGTGGCATGTGCGTCCACATCAACCACCACGACATTCTTGCTTTCAAGGGCCAAACGGCCGGCAATGTTGTAACCCACGCCCCCGGCACCGATTATCACTATTTTCAAAAGAAAACTCCTGGTTCAATATCAAGAATATGGACTTAGCATTGGGCCGCTTTTTACTATATTTGGCAGGTAACTGTCAACATAACCGGTGTTGAGAACAGCAAAGCCCCGGATCATCAGGGGAAACGAACCGGGGCTTTGATTTTTTTTATATCGTTGTGATGGGCATCCCCATGAGTTTCCACAGGAATATGGACAAAGCGACAATCACCATCAAGATGATGGACGCTGGAATGCCGTACATGAAAAATTCGCCTGTGGTAAACTGTTTTGAGTCGTAGGCGATGGCGTTGGGGGCTGCACCCACCAGCAGTAAAAATGGCATACCGGCCGTTACAAGAGACGCAAACAGGATAACTTCAGGTGCCACATTCAAATAGGGGGCAATAACCAGTGCCACGGGCAGGGATATGGCAATGGCCGCCACGTTCATGATGAAGTTGGTCATGATCATGACAAAAAATGCGATGCTTAAAATGAAAACAAAGTAATTGGCTTTCTGGAACAGGGTCAGCCAGTTGATGGCAAGCCATTCGGCAGCACCTGTTTCCCACAGGCAGAAGCCGATACTCATGGCACCGCCAAACAGAAGGATAATATTCCAGGGAATCGTTTCAAGATCTTTGATGTCAAGGATATTGAAAATAAAGAATAAAACCGTTGCCACAAGCATGATCGCATTTTTGTCCAGGTTGGATATGGCAGGGATAAACTGTTTTACGGACATGATAGCGATGGCCAGAAAGATGATGGTGCCGGCAAGTATCTCCTGTTTTGTGATGCCGCCCATGGCTTTTTCCAGTGATTTTGCCTTTTCCTTGATGCCTGGGATGGTCTTTTTTTCTGGTTTGCAGAAAATCATAAAAAATCCCCAGAGGATAAAGGTCATGGCCCAGCCCACAGGGAACATGTAATAGGTAAGCTCGAAAAAGGATATATCCTTGCCCACGATGTCTTTAAAAAAACCGATGGCCACAGCGCCCCTGGCGGCACCTAAAAGCGTGACAATAGAACCGGCGCCTGCCACAAATGCCATGCCGATAAACAGCCCCTTACCAAATTTGGTGGGGCCGGGTTCATCTGTGTACATCGCGTAAATGGTCATTAAAAGCGGAAACATGGTGGCTGCCACAGCTGTATGGGCCATAATATGGGTTAATGCCGCTGTAACCACAAAGCATCCCAGGTAAATCATGCTGGTTCTTTCTCCCACAACGGCAAGCATTTTGTAAGCCAGTCGCTTGGTTAAACCTGTTTTGGTAAACACCATGCCGATGACCAGGGAGCCGAAGATAAACAAGACCGACGGGGTCATGAAATCCTTCAGGGCCTCCTTGGCTGTACGGACGGCAAAAAGCACCTGAAACGCACCTAATGCCAGACTGGTCACGCCGATGGGCACGACTTCAAATACCCACCAGGTGCCAGCTAGAAGAAAGATAGCGAGCGCACCTTTGCCCTGGGCACTTAATATGAAATGTTTTCCGGTAGGATCCACAGCATCCGGCCATGCCGGAGAAAAATTGACAATAGCGAACAGGGTCAGCCCAATTAGAATAAACAGAATTCTTTTCCAGTCCAGTTGTGTTTTTGCTGCATCTGCATTTATAGTTGTCATTTAGGTCCCTCTCTCCTTTGGGTTAATGAATCATTGCTTCATTTAAATTTTGTTTTTATTAACATTTTTAATATTTTTCAACTCTTTGTTTTATCAATTTTTCCGTTTAAACGCTGTGGTTAGGTTTAAATTGCGAACAATGCCGTCTTTGTAAAAGTTAGGCCCGATTTTCGTTTTTACGGATTTTACGCCGGGCACCGCACGGGCAAGATCCATGATTTCCTTTTGTGCACGGGCGAGGTTCATAATTTTTCTGTCCAGTGTAACCAGCACATGGCCCGTATCCGATTCAATAATCAGGTGGTGCCCAAGGCCGGCTAAAGCTGCATCAACCCTGGAACTGATATTAAAATCAACAGCATGCAGCTTTTTATCGGCATTTTCCATTGAGCGTTCGATATCCGGCCTTATTATTTC
This genomic window contains:
- a CDS encoding SLC13 family permease — translated: MTTINADAAKTQLDWKRILFILIGLTLFAIVNFSPAWPDAVDPTGKHFILSAQGKGALAIFLLAGTWWVFEVVPIGVTSLALGAFQVLFAVRTAKEALKDFMTPSVLFIFGSLVIGMVFTKTGLTKRLAYKMLAVVGERTSMIYLGCFVVTAALTHIMAHTAVAATMFPLLMTIYAMYTDEPGPTKFGKGLFIGMAFVAGAGSIVTLLGAARGAVAIGFFKDIVGKDISFFELTYYMFPVGWAMTFILWGFFMIFCKPEKKTIPGIKEKAKSLEKAMGGITKQEILAGTIIFLAIAIMSVKQFIPAISNLDKNAIMLVATVLFFIFNILDIKDLETIPWNIILLFGGAMSIGFCLWETGAAEWLAINWLTLFQKANYFVFILSIAFFVMIMTNFIMNVAAIAISLPVALVIAPYLNVAPEVILFASLVTAGMPFLLLVGAAPNAIAYDSKQFTTGEFFMYGIPASIILMVIVALSIFLWKLMGMPITTI